Below is a genomic region from Aquamicrobium sp..
TGAAAGACGTGAGCCTGAGCATCGAGAAGAACGAGTTCATCGCTCTGGTCGGGCCCTCCGGATGCGGGAAGTCGACTCTCCTGCGGCTCATCGCCGGCCTGTTCGGCGTCTCGGCGGGTGAAATCCTGATCGACGGTCTGGCGGTCAGGGAGCCGCGGCGCGAAACCGGCATGGTCTTCCAGAAGCCCACCCTGCTTCCCTGGAAGACCGTGATGGAGAACGTGCTCTTCCCGTTCAAGCTGATGCGGCGGAGCGATCCGCCGCGCGAGAAGGCGCGCGAGCTTCTGGCGCTCGCCGGGCTCGAAGGGTTCGAGAACCGCTACCCGGACGAGCTTTCGGGCGGCATGCAGCAGCGCGCGGCGATCTGCCGGGCGCTGACGCCCGACCCGCAGGTGCTGCTGATGGACGAGCCGTTCGGCGCCCTCGACGCGCTGACGCGCGAGGAG
It encodes:
- a CDS encoding ABC transporter ATP-binding protein, producing MTSIEINNVSKIYTSWDGSEIAALKDVSLSIEKNEFIALVGPSGCGKSTLLRLIAGLFGVSAGEILIDGLAVREPRRETGMVFQKPTLLPWKTVMENVLFPFKLMRRSDPPREKARELLALAGLEGFENRYPDELSGGMQQRAAICRALTPDPQVLLMDEPFGALDALTREEMSIELLRIWTEQPKTIVFVTHSISEAVMLADRVVVLSARPGRIEEIVPIPIPRPRSFDSEALPEFNRCVRHIRSLITSRH